The following proteins are co-located in the Canis aureus isolate CA01 chromosome X, VMU_Caureus_v.1.0, whole genome shotgun sequence genome:
- the BCOR gene encoding BCL-6 corepressor isoform X2, whose protein sequence is MLSATPLYGNVHSWMNSERVRMCGINEDRKIPVNDGDASKARLELREENPLNHNVVDATTAHRIDGLAALSMDRTGLIREGLRVPGNIVYSSLCGLGSEKSREAATSTLGGLGFSSERNPEMQFKPNTPETVEASAVSGKAPNGFSAIYKTPPGIQKSAVPTAETLGLDRPASDKQSPLNINGASYLRLPWVNPYMEGATPAIYPFLDSPNKYSLNMYKALLPQQSYSLAQPLYSPVCTNGERFLYLPPPHYVSPHIPSSLASPMRLSTPSASPAIPPLVHCADKSLPWKMGVSPGNPVDSHAYPHIQNSKQPRVPSAKAVTSGLPGDTALLLPPSPRPSPRVHLPSQPAADTYSEFHKHYARISTSPSVTLSKPYMTVSSEFPSARLSNGKYPKGPEGAESGPPVPGHARKAAGQDRKDGGSPPLLEKQTVTKDVTDKPLDLSAKMVDVDASKADHMKKMAPTVLVHSRAGSGLVLSGSEIPKETLSPPGNGCAIYRSEIISTAPSSWVVPGPSPNEENNGKSMPLKNKALDWAIPQQRSSSCPRMGGTDAVVTNVSGSVSSAGRPASASPAPNANADGCKTSRSSMDTTPSVIQHVGQPPTTPAKHSGGTSSKGAKAGNPEPSFKANENGLPPSSIFLSPNEAFRSPPIPYPRSYLPYPAPEGIAISPLSLHGKGPVYPHPVLLPNGSLFPGHLAPKPGLPYGLPTGRPEFVTYQDALGLGMVHPMLIPHTPIEMTKEEKPERRSRSHERTRYEDPTLRNRFSEMLEASSAKLHPEVPGDKNLKPSPGWNQGKTVVKSDKLVYVDLLREEADGKTDANVAKAGFVAESVGPSTEPTKPPADPALQPHRDFVALREELGRISDFHEAYAFKQAPGQPVFTLSKESVPAGTSKENLGMPVATPFLEPTLGSDGPAVTFGKTQEDPKPFCVGSAPPSVDVTPTYTKDGADEAESNDGKVLKPKPSKLAKRIANSAGYVGDRFKCVTTELYADSSQLSREQRALQMEGLQEDSILCLPAAYCERAMMRFSELEMKEREGGHPTTKDSEVCKFSPADWERLKGNQDKKPKSVTLEEAIADQNDNERCEYSAGNKHDPFEAPEEKDLPVEKYFVDRQPVSEPPADQAAVDVPHSPTLRLDRKRKVSGDSTHTETAAEELPEDPLLKAKRRRVSKDDWPEREMTNSSSNHLEEPHYSELTNLKVCIELTGLHPKKQRHLLHLRERWEQQVSAAESKPGRQGRKEVTQATQPEVTAQGNNSPEEKPSRKRAEAKGNRSWSEESLKSSDNEQGLPVFSGSPPMKSLSSTNASGKKQTQPSCTPASRPPAKQQKIKESQKTDVLCTDEEEDCQAASLLQKYTDNSEKPSGKRLCKTKHLIPQEPRQGLSLTGDYYVENTDGKVTVRRFRKRPEPSSDYDLSPAKQDQKPFDRLQQLLPASQSSQLPRSSSPPETTQSRPMPPEARRLIVNKNAGETLLQRAARLGYEEVVLYCLENKICDVNHRDNAGYCALHEACARGWLNIVRHLLEYGADVNCSAQDGTRPLHDAVENDHLEIVRLLLSYGADPTLATYSGRTIMKMTHSELMEKFLTDYLNDLQGRSDEDSNGSWEFYGSSVCEPDDESGYDVLANPPGPEDQDDDDEAYSDVFEFEFSESPLLPCYNIQVSVAQGPRNWLLLSDVLKKLKMSSRIFRCNFPNVEIVTIAEAEFYRQVSASLLFSCSKDLEAFNPESKELLDLVEFTSELQTLLGSSMEWLHPSDMASDDY, encoded by the exons ATGCTTTCAGCAACCCCCCTGTATGGGAACGTTCACAGCTGGATGAACAGCGAGAGGGTCCGCATGTGTGGGATCAACGAAGACAG GAAAATTCCTGTGAATGATGGTGACGCTTCAAAGGCCAGACTGGAACTAAGGGAAGAAAATCCCTTGAACCACAACGTG GTGGATGCCACTACGGCCCATCGGATCGATGGCCTGGCCGCGCTGAGCATGGACCGCACTGGCCTGATTCGGGAAGGGCTGCGTGTCCCTGGCAACATCGTGTATTCTAGCTTGTGTGGACTGGGCTCGGAGAAAAGTCGGGAGGCCGCCACGAGCACTCTAGGTGGTCTCGGGTTCTCTTCCgagagaaatccagaaatgcAGTTCAAACCGAACACACCTGAGACGGTGGAGGCTTCCGCTGTCTCTGGAAAAGCCCCAAATGGCTTCAGTGCTATCTATAAAACGCCACCTGGAATACAAAAAAGTGCTGTACCCACAGCAGAAACACTGGGCTTGGACAGGCCTGCCAGCGACAAACAGAGCCCTCTCAACATCAATGGTGCTAGTTACCTGCGGCTGCCCTGGGTCAATCCTTACATGGAGGGTGCCACGCCAGCCATCTACCCTTTCCTCGACTCGCCAAATAAGTATTCACTGAACATGTACAAGGCCTTGCTACCTCAGCAGTCCTACAGCTTGGCCCAGCCGCTGTATTCCCCAGTCTGCACCAACGGGGAGCGCTTTCTCTACCTGCCGCCACCTCACTACGTCAGTCCCCACATCCCGTCCTCCCTGGCTTCACCCATGAGGCTCTCAACACCTTCGGCCTCCCCGGCCATCCCCCCTCTGGTCCACTGCGCAGACAAAAGCCTGCCCTGGAAGATGGGCGTCAGTCCTGGGAACCCCGTCGATTCCCACGCCTACCCCCACATCCAGAACAGTAAGCAGCCTAGGGTGCCCTCCGCCAAGGCAGTCACCAGTGGCCTGCCCGGGGACACGGCTCTCCTATTGCCTCCTTCACCTCGGCCTTCACCCCGGGTCCACCTTCCTTCCCAGCCTGCTGCAGACACCTACTCGGAATTTCACAAGCACTACGCCAGGATCTCCACCTCGCCCTCCGTCACCCTGTCAAAGCCATACATGACGGTGAGCAGCGAGTTCCCGTCAGCCAGGCTCTCCAACGGCAAGTATCCCAAGGGCCCGGAAGGGGCTGAGAGTGGCCCGCCAGTTCCCGGGCATGCCCGGAAAGCGGCAGGACAGGACCGGAAAGACGGTGGCTCGCCTCCTCTGTTGGAGAAGCAGACAGTTACCAAAGACGTTACTGATAAGCCCCTGGACTTGTCTGCGAAAATGGTGGATGTAGACGCTTCCAAAGCGGACCACATGAAAAAGATGGCTCCCACGGTCCTCGTTCACAGCAGAGCTGGAAGCGGCCTCGTGCTCTCCGGCAGCGAGATTCCAAAAGAAACACTATCTCCTCCCGGAAACGGCTGTGCTATCTATAGATCTGAGATCATCAGCACGGCGCCCTCGTCCTGGGTGGTGCCCGGGCCAAGCCCTAACGAAGAGAACAATGGCAAAAGCATGCCGCTGAAAAACAAGGCCTTGGACTGGGCTATACCGCAGCAGCGCAGTTCATCGTGTCCCCGCATGGGCGGCACGGACGCCGTGGTCACAAATGTCTCGGGCTCCGTGTCGAGCGCTGGCCGCCCGGCCTCGGCGTCGCCGGCCCCCAATGCCAACGCAGATGGCTGCAAGACCAGCAGGAGCTCCATGGACACCACGCCGTCGGTCATTCAGCACGTGGGCCAGCCCCCGACCACGCCCGCCAAGCACAGCGGCGGCACCAGCAGCAAGGGCGCCAAAGCTGGCAACCCGGAGCCCAGCTTCAAAGCCAACGAGAATGGCCTTCCGCCGAGCTCCATATTTCTATCTCCAAACGAGGCGTTTAGGTCCCCGCCGATCCCCTACCCCAGGAGCTACCTCCCTTACCCGGCTCCCGAGGGCATCGCTATAAGCCCCCTCTCCCTACACGGCAAAGGACCCGTCTACCCTCACCCGGTTTTGCTGCCCAACGGCAGTCTCTTTCCCGGGCACCTGGCCCCGAAGCCTGGACTGCCGTACGGGCTGCCCACGGGCCGGCCGGAGTTTGTGACCTACCAGGACGCACTGGGGTTGGGCATGGTGCATCCCATGTTGATACCTCACACGCCCATTGAGATGACTAAGGAGGAAAAGCCGGAGAGGAGGTCCCGCTCCCACGAGCGAACCCGCTACGAGGACCCGACCCTCCGGAACCGCTTTTCCGAGATGCTGGAGGCTAGCAGCGCCAAGCTGCACCCAGAGGTCCCCGGCGACAAGAACCTAAAGCCGAGCCCTGGCTGGAACCAAGGGAAAACTGTCGTCAAGAGCGACAAACTTGTCTACGTAGACCTCCTCCGGGAAGAGGCAGACGGGAAAACAGACGCCAACGTGGCCAAGGCGGGCTTCGTGGCCGAGAGCGTGGGCCCGAGCACTGAGCCCACCAAGCCCCCGGCCGACCCGGCCTTGCAGCCGCACCGCGATTTCGTTGCCCTGCGAGAGGAGCTGGGGCGCATCAGTGACTTCCACGAAGCTTATGCTTTCAAACAGGCCCCGGGCCAGCCAGTCTTCACCTTGAGCAAGGAGAGCGTTCCGGCCGGAACCAGCAAGGAGAACCTGGGGATGCCAGTCGCCACTCCGTTCCTGGAGCCAACTCTGGGGAGCGACGGCCCGGCTGTAACTTTTGGTAAAACCCAGGAGGATCCCAAACCATTTTGTGTGGGCAGTGCCCCACCAAGCGTGGATGTCACCCCCACCTATACCAAAGATGGAGCTGATGAGGCAGAGTCCAATGATGGCAAAGTTCTGAAACCGAAGCCATCTAAGCTGGCAAAGAGAATCGCAAATTCCGCTGGTTACGTGGGTGACCGGTTCAAGTGTGTCACTACGGAACTGTATGCAGATTCCAGCCAGCTCAGCCGGGAGCAGCGAGCCTTGCAG ATGGAAGGATTACAAGAGGACAGTATTTTATGTCTACCCGCTGCTTACTGTGAG CGTGCAATGATGCGCTTCTCAGAGCTggagatgaaagagagagaaggtggcCACCCAACAACCAAAGACTCCGAGGTGTGCAAATTCAGCCCTGCCGACTGGGAAAGGTTGAAAGGAAATCAGGACAAAAAGCCAAAGTCAGTCACCCTGGAAGAGGCCATTGCCGACCAGAATGACAATGAGAGAT GTGAATACAGTGCTGGAAACAAACATGATCCTTTTGAAGCTCCAGAGGAGAAAGATCTTCCTGTGGAGAAATACTTCGTGGACAGGCAGCCTGTGAGCGAGCCTCCCGCTGACCAGGCGGCCGTGGATGTGCCACACAGCCCCACCCTCCGGCTGGACAGAAAGCGCAAAGTCTCAGGTGACAGCACCCACACTGAGACGGCCGCCGAAGAGCTGCCGGAGGACCCTCTGCTGAAAGCCAAGCGGAGACGAGTGTCCAAAG ATGACTGGCCTGAGAGGGAAATGACAAACAGTTCCTCTAACCACTTAGAAGAGCCACATTATAGTGAGCTGACCAACCTGAAGGTGTGCATTGAATTAACAGGGCTCCATCCTAAAAAGCAACGCCACTTGCTGCACCTTAGAGAACGCTGGGAGCAGCAGGTGTCGGCAGCAGAGAGCAAACCTGGCCGCCAGGGCAGGAAGGAAGTGACCCAGGCCACCCAGCCTGAGGTCACCGCCCAGGGCAATAACAGCCCCGAAGAGAAACCCAGCAGGAAAAGGGCCGAGGCCAAAGGCAACAGAAGCTGGTCGGAGGAGTCCCTCAAATCCAGTGACAATGAACAAG GCTTGCCTGTGTTCTCCGGCTCTCCGCCCATGAAGAGCCTTTCATCCACCAATGCAAGCGGCAAAAAGCAGACTCAGCCAAGCTGCACGCCAGCCTCGAGGCCGCCTGCCAAAcagcagaaaattaaagaaagccAGAAGACAGATGTGCTGTGCACAGACGAGGAAGAGGATTGCCAGGCTGCCTCCCTGCTGCAGAAATACACCGACAACAGCGAGAAACCATCCGGGAAGAGACTGTGCAAAACCAAGCATCTGATCCCTCAGGAGCCCAGGCAGGGCTTGTCACTGACAGGAGACTACTATGTGGAGAACACTGATGGCAAG GTGACTGTCCGGAGATTCAGAAAGCGGCCTGAGCCCAGTTCCGACTACGATCTGTCACCAGCCAAGCAGGACCAGAAGCCCTTCGACCGTTTGCAACAATTGCTGCCAGCTTCCCAGTCCTCACAGCTGCCACGCTCAAGCTCCCCTCCAGAGACCACCCAGTCGCGCCCGATGCCTCCAGAAGCACGGAGACTCATCGTCAACAAGAACGCGGGCGAGACCCTCCTGCAGCGGGCCGCCAGGCTCGGCTACGAG GAGGTGGTCTTGTACTGCCTGGAGAACAAGATTTGTGACGTGAACCATCGAGACAATGCGGGTTACTGCGCCCTCCATGAGGCTTGTGCTAGGGGGTGGCTCAACATCGTGCGACATCTCCTCGAGTACGGCGCAGACGTCAACTGCAGTGCCCAGGACGGAACCAG ACCTCTCCACGACGCTGTTGAGAATGATCACTTGGAAATTGTCCGCCTGCTCCTCTCCTATGGTGCTGACCCCACTTTGGCTACGTACTCAGGTAGAACCATCATGAAAATGACTCACAGTGAACTCATGGAAAAGTTTTTAACAG atTACTTAAATGACCTACAGGGTCGCAGTGACGAAGACTCCAATGGCTCCTGGGAGTTCTATGGCAGCTCTGTGTGTG AACCAGATGATGAAAGTGGATATGATGTTTTAGCAAACCCCCCAGGACCAGAGGACCAGGATGACGACGATGAGGCCTACAGCGATGTGTTTGAGTTTGAGTTTTCAGAAAGCCCCCTCTTACCGTGTTACAACATCCAAGTGTCCGTCGCTCAGGG GCCTCGAAACTGGCTGTTGCTTTCGGATGTGCTCAAGAAGCTGAAAATGTCTTCCCGCATATTCCGCTGCAATTTCCCGAATGTGGAAATCGTCACCATCGCAGAGGCGGAATTTTACCGGCAAGTTTCAGCAAGTCTCCTGTTCTCTTGCTCCAAAGACCTGGAGGCCTTTAACCCAGAAAGCAAGGAGCTCTTAGATCTGGTGGAGTTCACTAGCGAGCTGCAGACTCTGCTGGGCTCGTCCATGGAGTGGCTCCACCCCAGCGACATGGCCTCGGACGACTACTG A
- the BCOR gene encoding BCL-6 corepressor isoform X1: MLSATPLYGNVHSWMNSERVRMCGINEDRKIPVNDGDASKARLELREENPLNHNVVDATTAHRIDGLAALSMDRTGLIREGLRVPGNIVYSSLCGLGSEKSREAATSTLGGLGFSSERNPEMQFKPNTPETVEASAVSGKAPNGFSAIYKTPPGIQKSAVPTAETLGLDRPASDKQSPLNINGASYLRLPWVNPYMEGATPAIYPFLDSPNKYSLNMYKALLPQQSYSLAQPLYSPVCTNGERFLYLPPPHYVSPHIPSSLASPMRLSTPSASPAIPPLVHCADKSLPWKMGVSPGNPVDSHAYPHIQNSKQPRVPSAKAVTSGLPGDTALLLPPSPRPSPRVHLPSQPAADTYSEFHKHYARISTSPSVTLSKPYMTVSSEFPSARLSNGKYPKGPEGAESGPPVPGHARKAAGQDRKDGGSPPLLEKQTVTKDVTDKPLDLSAKMVDVDASKADHMKKMAPTVLVHSRAGSGLVLSGSEIPKETLSPPGNGCAIYRSEIISTAPSSWVVPGPSPNEENNGKSMPLKNKALDWAIPQQRSSSCPRMGGTDAVVTNVSGSVSSAGRPASASPAPNANADGCKTSRSSMDTTPSVIQHVGQPPTTPAKHSGGTSSKGAKAGNPEPSFKANENGLPPSSIFLSPNEAFRSPPIPYPRSYLPYPAPEGIAISPLSLHGKGPVYPHPVLLPNGSLFPGHLAPKPGLPYGLPTGRPEFVTYQDALGLGMVHPMLIPHTPIEMTKEEKPERRSRSHERTRYEDPTLRNRFSEMLEASSAKLHPEVPGDKNLKPSPGWNQGKTVVKSDKLVYVDLLREEADGKTDANVAKAGFVAESVGPSTEPTKPPADPALQPHRDFVALREELGRISDFHEAYAFKQAPGQPVFTLSKESVPAGTSKENLGMPVATPFLEPTLGSDGPAVTFGKTQEDPKPFCVGSAPPSVDVTPTYTKDGADEAESNDGKVLKPKPSKLAKRIANSAGYVGDRFKCVTTELYADSSQLSREQRALQMEGLQEDSILCLPAAYCERAMMRFSELEMKEREGGHPTTKDSEVCKFSPADWERLKGNQDKKPKSVTLEEAIADQNDNERCEYSAGNKHDPFEAPEEKDLPVEKYFVDRQPVSEPPADQAAVDVPHSPTLRLDRKRKVSGDSTHTETAAEELPEDPLLKAKRRRVSKDDWPEREMTNSSSNHLEEPHYSELTNLKVCIELTGLHPKKQRHLLHLRERWEQQVSAAESKPGRQGRKEVTQATQPEVTAQGNNSPEEKPSRKRAEAKGNRSWSEESLKSSDNEQGLPVFSGSPPMKSLSSTNASGKKQTQPSCTPASRPPAKQQKIKESQKTDVLCTDEEEDCQAASLLQKYTDNSEKPSGKRLCKTKHLIPQEPRQGLSLTGDYYVENTDGKVTVRRFRKRPEPSSDYDLSPAKQDQKPFDRLQQLLPASQSSQLPRSSSPPETTQSRPMPPEARRLIVNKNAGETLLQRAARLGYEEVVLYCLENKICDVNHRDNAGYCALHEACARGWLNIVRHLLEYGADVNCSAQDGTRPLHDAVENDHLEIVRLLLSYGADPTLATYSGRTIMKMTHSELMEKFLTDYLNDLQGRSDEDSNGSWEFYGSSVCEPDDESGYDVLANPPGPEDQDDDDEAYSDVFEFEFSESPLLPCYNIQVSVAQGPRNWLLLSDVLKKLKMSSRIFRCNFPNVEIVTIAEAEFYRQVSASLLFSCSKDLEAFNPESKELLDLVEFTSELQTLLGSSMEWLHPSDMASDDYW, from the exons ATGCTTTCAGCAACCCCCCTGTATGGGAACGTTCACAGCTGGATGAACAGCGAGAGGGTCCGCATGTGTGGGATCAACGAAGACAG GAAAATTCCTGTGAATGATGGTGACGCTTCAAAGGCCAGACTGGAACTAAGGGAAGAAAATCCCTTGAACCACAACGTG GTGGATGCCACTACGGCCCATCGGATCGATGGCCTGGCCGCGCTGAGCATGGACCGCACTGGCCTGATTCGGGAAGGGCTGCGTGTCCCTGGCAACATCGTGTATTCTAGCTTGTGTGGACTGGGCTCGGAGAAAAGTCGGGAGGCCGCCACGAGCACTCTAGGTGGTCTCGGGTTCTCTTCCgagagaaatccagaaatgcAGTTCAAACCGAACACACCTGAGACGGTGGAGGCTTCCGCTGTCTCTGGAAAAGCCCCAAATGGCTTCAGTGCTATCTATAAAACGCCACCTGGAATACAAAAAAGTGCTGTACCCACAGCAGAAACACTGGGCTTGGACAGGCCTGCCAGCGACAAACAGAGCCCTCTCAACATCAATGGTGCTAGTTACCTGCGGCTGCCCTGGGTCAATCCTTACATGGAGGGTGCCACGCCAGCCATCTACCCTTTCCTCGACTCGCCAAATAAGTATTCACTGAACATGTACAAGGCCTTGCTACCTCAGCAGTCCTACAGCTTGGCCCAGCCGCTGTATTCCCCAGTCTGCACCAACGGGGAGCGCTTTCTCTACCTGCCGCCACCTCACTACGTCAGTCCCCACATCCCGTCCTCCCTGGCTTCACCCATGAGGCTCTCAACACCTTCGGCCTCCCCGGCCATCCCCCCTCTGGTCCACTGCGCAGACAAAAGCCTGCCCTGGAAGATGGGCGTCAGTCCTGGGAACCCCGTCGATTCCCACGCCTACCCCCACATCCAGAACAGTAAGCAGCCTAGGGTGCCCTCCGCCAAGGCAGTCACCAGTGGCCTGCCCGGGGACACGGCTCTCCTATTGCCTCCTTCACCTCGGCCTTCACCCCGGGTCCACCTTCCTTCCCAGCCTGCTGCAGACACCTACTCGGAATTTCACAAGCACTACGCCAGGATCTCCACCTCGCCCTCCGTCACCCTGTCAAAGCCATACATGACGGTGAGCAGCGAGTTCCCGTCAGCCAGGCTCTCCAACGGCAAGTATCCCAAGGGCCCGGAAGGGGCTGAGAGTGGCCCGCCAGTTCCCGGGCATGCCCGGAAAGCGGCAGGACAGGACCGGAAAGACGGTGGCTCGCCTCCTCTGTTGGAGAAGCAGACAGTTACCAAAGACGTTACTGATAAGCCCCTGGACTTGTCTGCGAAAATGGTGGATGTAGACGCTTCCAAAGCGGACCACATGAAAAAGATGGCTCCCACGGTCCTCGTTCACAGCAGAGCTGGAAGCGGCCTCGTGCTCTCCGGCAGCGAGATTCCAAAAGAAACACTATCTCCTCCCGGAAACGGCTGTGCTATCTATAGATCTGAGATCATCAGCACGGCGCCCTCGTCCTGGGTGGTGCCCGGGCCAAGCCCTAACGAAGAGAACAATGGCAAAAGCATGCCGCTGAAAAACAAGGCCTTGGACTGGGCTATACCGCAGCAGCGCAGTTCATCGTGTCCCCGCATGGGCGGCACGGACGCCGTGGTCACAAATGTCTCGGGCTCCGTGTCGAGCGCTGGCCGCCCGGCCTCGGCGTCGCCGGCCCCCAATGCCAACGCAGATGGCTGCAAGACCAGCAGGAGCTCCATGGACACCACGCCGTCGGTCATTCAGCACGTGGGCCAGCCCCCGACCACGCCCGCCAAGCACAGCGGCGGCACCAGCAGCAAGGGCGCCAAAGCTGGCAACCCGGAGCCCAGCTTCAAAGCCAACGAGAATGGCCTTCCGCCGAGCTCCATATTTCTATCTCCAAACGAGGCGTTTAGGTCCCCGCCGATCCCCTACCCCAGGAGCTACCTCCCTTACCCGGCTCCCGAGGGCATCGCTATAAGCCCCCTCTCCCTACACGGCAAAGGACCCGTCTACCCTCACCCGGTTTTGCTGCCCAACGGCAGTCTCTTTCCCGGGCACCTGGCCCCGAAGCCTGGACTGCCGTACGGGCTGCCCACGGGCCGGCCGGAGTTTGTGACCTACCAGGACGCACTGGGGTTGGGCATGGTGCATCCCATGTTGATACCTCACACGCCCATTGAGATGACTAAGGAGGAAAAGCCGGAGAGGAGGTCCCGCTCCCACGAGCGAACCCGCTACGAGGACCCGACCCTCCGGAACCGCTTTTCCGAGATGCTGGAGGCTAGCAGCGCCAAGCTGCACCCAGAGGTCCCCGGCGACAAGAACCTAAAGCCGAGCCCTGGCTGGAACCAAGGGAAAACTGTCGTCAAGAGCGACAAACTTGTCTACGTAGACCTCCTCCGGGAAGAGGCAGACGGGAAAACAGACGCCAACGTGGCCAAGGCGGGCTTCGTGGCCGAGAGCGTGGGCCCGAGCACTGAGCCCACCAAGCCCCCGGCCGACCCGGCCTTGCAGCCGCACCGCGATTTCGTTGCCCTGCGAGAGGAGCTGGGGCGCATCAGTGACTTCCACGAAGCTTATGCTTTCAAACAGGCCCCGGGCCAGCCAGTCTTCACCTTGAGCAAGGAGAGCGTTCCGGCCGGAACCAGCAAGGAGAACCTGGGGATGCCAGTCGCCACTCCGTTCCTGGAGCCAACTCTGGGGAGCGACGGCCCGGCTGTAACTTTTGGTAAAACCCAGGAGGATCCCAAACCATTTTGTGTGGGCAGTGCCCCACCAAGCGTGGATGTCACCCCCACCTATACCAAAGATGGAGCTGATGAGGCAGAGTCCAATGATGGCAAAGTTCTGAAACCGAAGCCATCTAAGCTGGCAAAGAGAATCGCAAATTCCGCTGGTTACGTGGGTGACCGGTTCAAGTGTGTCACTACGGAACTGTATGCAGATTCCAGCCAGCTCAGCCGGGAGCAGCGAGCCTTGCAG ATGGAAGGATTACAAGAGGACAGTATTTTATGTCTACCCGCTGCTTACTGTGAG CGTGCAATGATGCGCTTCTCAGAGCTggagatgaaagagagagaaggtggcCACCCAACAACCAAAGACTCCGAGGTGTGCAAATTCAGCCCTGCCGACTGGGAAAGGTTGAAAGGAAATCAGGACAAAAAGCCAAAGTCAGTCACCCTGGAAGAGGCCATTGCCGACCAGAATGACAATGAGAGAT GTGAATACAGTGCTGGAAACAAACATGATCCTTTTGAAGCTCCAGAGGAGAAAGATCTTCCTGTGGAGAAATACTTCGTGGACAGGCAGCCTGTGAGCGAGCCTCCCGCTGACCAGGCGGCCGTGGATGTGCCACACAGCCCCACCCTCCGGCTGGACAGAAAGCGCAAAGTCTCAGGTGACAGCACCCACACTGAGACGGCCGCCGAAGAGCTGCCGGAGGACCCTCTGCTGAAAGCCAAGCGGAGACGAGTGTCCAAAG ATGACTGGCCTGAGAGGGAAATGACAAACAGTTCCTCTAACCACTTAGAAGAGCCACATTATAGTGAGCTGACCAACCTGAAGGTGTGCATTGAATTAACAGGGCTCCATCCTAAAAAGCAACGCCACTTGCTGCACCTTAGAGAACGCTGGGAGCAGCAGGTGTCGGCAGCAGAGAGCAAACCTGGCCGCCAGGGCAGGAAGGAAGTGACCCAGGCCACCCAGCCTGAGGTCACCGCCCAGGGCAATAACAGCCCCGAAGAGAAACCCAGCAGGAAAAGGGCCGAGGCCAAAGGCAACAGAAGCTGGTCGGAGGAGTCCCTCAAATCCAGTGACAATGAACAAG GCTTGCCTGTGTTCTCCGGCTCTCCGCCCATGAAGAGCCTTTCATCCACCAATGCAAGCGGCAAAAAGCAGACTCAGCCAAGCTGCACGCCAGCCTCGAGGCCGCCTGCCAAAcagcagaaaattaaagaaagccAGAAGACAGATGTGCTGTGCACAGACGAGGAAGAGGATTGCCAGGCTGCCTCCCTGCTGCAGAAATACACCGACAACAGCGAGAAACCATCCGGGAAGAGACTGTGCAAAACCAAGCATCTGATCCCTCAGGAGCCCAGGCAGGGCTTGTCACTGACAGGAGACTACTATGTGGAGAACACTGATGGCAAG GTGACTGTCCGGAGATTCAGAAAGCGGCCTGAGCCCAGTTCCGACTACGATCTGTCACCAGCCAAGCAGGACCAGAAGCCCTTCGACCGTTTGCAACAATTGCTGCCAGCTTCCCAGTCCTCACAGCTGCCACGCTCAAGCTCCCCTCCAGAGACCACCCAGTCGCGCCCGATGCCTCCAGAAGCACGGAGACTCATCGTCAACAAGAACGCGGGCGAGACCCTCCTGCAGCGGGCCGCCAGGCTCGGCTACGAG GAGGTGGTCTTGTACTGCCTGGAGAACAAGATTTGTGACGTGAACCATCGAGACAATGCGGGTTACTGCGCCCTCCATGAGGCTTGTGCTAGGGGGTGGCTCAACATCGTGCGACATCTCCTCGAGTACGGCGCAGACGTCAACTGCAGTGCCCAGGACGGAACCAG ACCTCTCCACGACGCTGTTGAGAATGATCACTTGGAAATTGTCCGCCTGCTCCTCTCCTATGGTGCTGACCCCACTTTGGCTACGTACTCAGGTAGAACCATCATGAAAATGACTCACAGTGAACTCATGGAAAAGTTTTTAACAG atTACTTAAATGACCTACAGGGTCGCAGTGACGAAGACTCCAATGGCTCCTGGGAGTTCTATGGCAGCTCTGTGTGTG AACCAGATGATGAAAGTGGATATGATGTTTTAGCAAACCCCCCAGGACCAGAGGACCAGGATGACGACGATGAGGCCTACAGCGATGTGTTTGAGTTTGAGTTTTCAGAAAGCCCCCTCTTACCGTGTTACAACATCCAAGTGTCCGTCGCTCAGGG GCCTCGAAACTGGCTGTTGCTTTCGGATGTGCTCAAGAAGCTGAAAATGTCTTCCCGCATATTCCGCTGCAATTTCCCGAATGTGGAAATCGTCACCATCGCAGAGGCGGAATTTTACCGGCAAGTTTCAGCAAGTCTCCTGTTCTCTTGCTCCAAAGACCTGGAGGCCTTTAACCCAGAAAGCAAGGAGCTCTTAGATCTGGTGGAGTTCACTAGCGAGCTGCAGACTCTGCTGGGCTCGTCCATGGAGTGGCTCCACCCCAGCGACATGGCCTCGGACGACTACTGGTGA